A DNA window from Aquarana catesbeiana isolate 2022-GZ linkage group LG01, ASM4218655v1, whole genome shotgun sequence contains the following coding sequences:
- the LOC141143689 gene encoding uncharacterized protein — translation MTTKRERVNELITRTYQQQQLEMFKILNELITEDSLQTQDGEKVTMESRFTDLENQVKSLTSELGQTKKDDSTELDAEKMKTEIAELRQQLEEQKEMQLAGQNMQATIAQLQTEVQAQRQLNKDLLQEVQKMQMCNASVQRELDAQKKLQVDIKKLQKQIKEQIMKEIKQEIKPPSPPRAARRVYTPEYIEAFQRIQAAEKEVQDLKSEVRCLKSEKMKEKQFYDESMQSAEERNQQFRDAVLKRLENVEDKMMALEVHTDRNTKERQDLAGKLDRRTFDNFTVQICQTMKQQIEEGLKGHDEKWTAMLEKNKEEIEKTKENMEKKLDKMEEYIYAMEKRLRKTIEDLMVPPPKEVDEAAISTSKCLTCSRNVDTTTIKNVLPCLPALPSPPSQPRKPPITAGKPARYNETIFPTNPQKRFGAVIKGTLIPPIRTGTPIPPIRKTLLPEVLKTRHKGKQ, via the exons ATGacgacaaagagagagagagttaATGAACTTATCACAAGGACATACCAGCAACAACAGCTGGAAATGTTCAAAATTCTGAATGAACTAATAACGGAGGACAGCCTCCAAACGCAGGACGGGGAGAAGGTAACGATGGAGTCCAGGTTTACAGACCTGGAGAACCAGGTCAAAAGCCTTACTTCTGAACTAGGACAGACTAAAAAGGACGATTCAACGGAACTGGATGCAGAGAAGATGAAGACTGAAATTGCAGAGCTGCGACAACAATTGGAGGAGCAAAAGGAGATGCAGCTGGCGGGGCAGAACATGCAGGCCACCATTGCACAACTGCAGACCGAGGTTCAGGCTCAGAGGCAGCTGAATAAGGATTTGTTGCAGGAGGTGCAGAAGATGCAGATGTGCAATGCATCCGTCCAACGAGAGTTGGATGCACAAAAAAAGTTGCAGGTGGACATTAAAAAGCTGCAGAAACAAATAAAAGAGCAGATCATGAAG GAAATAAAACAGGAAATCAAACCGCCCAGTCCACCACGCGCTGCACGACGCGTGTACACCCCGGAATATATAGAGGCTTTCCAGAGGATCCAAGCTGCAGAAAAGGAGGTGCAAGATCTGAAATCAGAAGTGAGGTGCCTGAAATCGGAAAAGATGAAG GAAAAGCAGTTCTATGATGAGAGCATGCAGTCAGCGGAGGAGAGAAACCAACAATTCAGAGAT GCTGTTCTCAAGAGGCTGGAAAACGTGGAAGACAAAATGATGGCTCTGGAAGTGCACACCGATCGAAAT ACTAAAGAGAGACAAGACCTTGCAGGGAAATTGGATCGAAGAACCTTTGATAATTTCACTGTGCAAATCTGCCAGACGATGAAACAGCAGATTGAAGAAGGTTTAAAGGGCCACGATGAAAAATGGACCGCCATGTTGGAGAAGAACAAGGAGGAAATAGAAAAGACCAAGGAAAACATGGAAAAGAAG CTGGACAAGATGGAGGAATACATCTATGCAATGGAGAAGAGGTTGAGGAAAACCATCGAGGACTTGATGGTGCCACCACCAAAAGAGGTTGATGAAGCTGCTATTTCCACAAG TAAATGCCTTACGTGTAGCCGAAACGTGGACACAACTACAAT AAAAAACGTGTTACCATGTCTCCCAGCTCTGCCAAGTCCTCCTTCACAACCAAGAAAGCCACCGATCACTGCAGGGAAGCCAGCAAGATATAACGAAAC GATTTTTCCCACCAACCCGCAGAAGCGTTTTGGAGCTGTTATAAAGGGCACCCTGATTCCTCCTATAAGGACAGGCACCCCGATTCCTCCTATAAGGAAAACTTTGTTG CCTGAAGTGTTAAAAACTAGACACAAAGGCAAGCAGTGA